A genomic stretch from Pseudomonas mendocina includes:
- a CDS encoding NAD(P)H-dependent oxidoreductase, whose product MPASEVLIVSGSHSADSQSARLAEYLKNRLMVLDISSACDVKLHDLGSDPLPLWQEGMTYPHADAVANADAIILISPEWHGMATPALKNWFLFMDLDWLAHKPVLLCGVSGGAGGLYPVLSFKNFRPNYMPDHLVIRDVQAVVSADEASPEIIKSRKRIDHTLLLLQAYIQGFSCIRSALPEKIPAFQYGF is encoded by the coding sequence ATGCCCGCCAGTGAAGTATTGATCGTTTCAGGCAGTCACTCAGCAGATAGCCAGTCAGCGCGTTTGGCTGAGTACCTTAAAAACCGCCTGATGGTCTTAGATATCAGCAGCGCTTGTGATGTAAAACTGCATGATTTGGGCAGCGATCCACTGCCGCTATGGCAGGAGGGCATGACCTACCCACATGCTGATGCTGTAGCTAATGCAGACGCCATTATCCTGATCTCCCCGGAGTGGCACGGCATGGCAACCCCCGCGCTGAAAAACTGGTTCCTGTTTATGGATCTGGACTGGTTGGCCCACAAGCCCGTCTTGTTGTGCGGCGTGTCGGGTGGCGCTGGTGGTCTTTATCCCGTGCTTTCATTCAAGAATTTCCGCCCTAACTACATGCCGGACCACTTGGTGATCCGTGATGTGCAGGCTGTTGTCAGCGCAGATGAGGCGAGTCCTGAGATTATCAAGAGCCGCAAGCGTATCGATCACACATTGCTTCTGCTGCAGGCCTACATTCAGGGGTTCTCCTGTATTCGCAGCGCATTGCCGGAAAAGATTCCCGCCTTTCAATACGGCTTTTAA
- a CDS encoding transposase → MSAANYFHSHSLRRGRHSEFGRIYLLTVAVDKRLPILANFAVGRLLVDELRSATDQGVVDSLAWVIMPDHWHWLVSLREPALAVLMQRVKGRSARFINQALGRQGRLWQTGYHERALRREEDVQSVARYLVANPLRAGLVQHVGEYPLWDAVWL, encoded by the coding sequence ATGTCCGCAGCTAACTACTTTCACAGCCACAGCTTGCGCCGTGGGCGACATAGTGAGTTTGGTCGCATTTATCTGCTAACCGTTGCCGTTGATAAGCGTTTGCCGATATTGGCCAATTTTGCAGTAGGGCGTTTATTGGTTGATGAATTGCGTTCTGCCACGGACCAAGGCGTGGTTGATTCATTGGCTTGGGTGATCATGCCGGATCATTGGCATTGGTTGGTTTCATTAAGGGAGCCTGCCTTGGCGGTGTTGATGCAGCGTGTTAAAGGACGTAGCGCTCGCTTTATTAATCAAGCATTGGGTCGTCAGGGACGTTTGTGGCAGACGGGGTATCACGAGCGGGCATTGCGCCGTGAGGAGGATGTTCAATCTGTAGCCCGTTATCTGGTGGCTAATCCTTTGAGGGCAGGTTTAGTCCAACATGTTGGTGAGTATCCGTTGTGGGATGCAGTTTGGCTTTAA
- a CDS encoding FAD-dependent oxidoreductase, whose protein sequence is MTQNNKNPGENTYPHLFSPLRIGNITVRNRLMQTAHAKGFHSGAGLTNNRDIYYQAERAKGGIGLIVTGARHTHPTSTGPNRCLARGNREEIIERDAEMVRAVHEFGGRIIAQIIHFGPQGRSGALDDYRELWGPSTMKSPAYNEWAREMTREQMREVSEHFALTALNSKAAGFDGVELHFSHGYLHQQFLSFVYNKRTDEYGGTLDNIVRFPIETMQAVRDAVGPDFVVGIRVSMDECSVDGMKADVATEMTCKLVETGLIDYVSATAGTYAAHADQIPPGDYAENWLVDDGARLRKAVKAIRDIPVFIVGHIVDPAKAESLVAEGAADMIAMTRTQIADPEFANKLLQGREDEINHCIRCNQACIARLMAGNAISCVVNPAAGREQRFGSHTFKPASVAAKWLVVGGGPAGMRSALELARRGHSVRLVEASDKLGGQINLAAKLPRRHKFGFIPRDLERQLRKAGVEISLNTRLSADEIVAAKADGVIIATGSTPLKTAFTSTRPAVDRVPGTEQDNVFSVVEVLQGTAQLGKRVVLFDEDGGRYALGTAEYLLDRGHDVHIISRFISLSPNLALTLDLPVNYRHVFAKGLRYTLNSWVRRIDGGKAQIFNLFTDQDEAVLEADSFIIAAGHRSVDDLYQQLQGRVDKLYCIGDARLPRPLQDSIYEAMLAGREILDDPNRFIEQGELEGFDLQWRETLISSAQ, encoded by the coding sequence ATGACACAAAATAATAAGAACCCTGGTGAAAACACTTATCCTCATCTGTTTTCGCCGCTGCGAATTGGCAACATCACTGTTCGTAACCGCTTGATGCAAACGGCCCACGCAAAGGGCTTCCATTCTGGCGCAGGCCTGACCAATAACCGTGATATTTACTACCAGGCTGAGCGCGCTAAAGGCGGCATTGGTCTGATCGTCACCGGCGCCCGCCACACCCACCCGACCTCAACTGGCCCCAATCGTTGCCTGGCTCGCGGTAACCGCGAAGAGATCATTGAGCGCGACGCCGAGATGGTGCGGGCGGTGCATGAGTTCGGCGGCCGCATCATTGCCCAGATCATCCACTTTGGCCCGCAGGGTCGCAGCGGTGCACTGGACGATTACCGTGAGCTGTGGGGCCCTTCCACCATGAAGTCCCCCGCTTATAACGAGTGGGCGCGGGAAATGACCCGTGAGCAGATGCGTGAAGTCTCCGAGCACTTTGCTCTGACTGCACTCAACTCCAAAGCCGCGGGATTTGATGGCGTGGAGCTGCATTTCTCCCACGGCTATTTGCACCAACAATTCCTTTCATTCGTCTACAACAAGCGTACGGATGAATACGGCGGCACGCTGGATAACATCGTGCGCTTCCCGATTGAAACCATGCAGGCGGTGCGCGATGCCGTCGGCCCGGATTTTGTTGTCGGCATTCGCGTGTCCATGGACGAGTGCAGCGTCGATGGCATGAAGGCCGATGTGGCCACCGAAATGACCTGCAAGCTCGTGGAAACCGGCCTGATTGATTACGTCAGCGCCACTGCGGGCACCTACGCGGCTCACGCAGACCAGATTCCGCCGGGCGATTACGCTGAAAACTGGCTGGTGGACGATGGCGCCCGCCTGCGCAAAGCGGTCAAAGCCATTCGTGATATCCCAGTGTTTATCGTGGGTCACATTGTTGACCCGGCTAAGGCCGAATCGCTGGTAGCGGAAGGCGCTGCGGACATGATCGCCATGACCCGCACGCAGATTGCCGATCCAGAGTTTGCGAATAAGCTGCTGCAAGGCCGTGAAGACGAAATCAACCATTGCATCCGCTGCAATCAGGCCTGTATTGCTCGCTTGATGGCGGGTAATGCCATCTCTTGTGTGGTTAACCCGGCAGCCGGACGCGAACAACGCTTTGGTAGCCATACCTTCAAGCCAGCCAGCGTAGCCGCCAAATGGTTGGTTGTGGGCGGTGGCCCGGCGGGTATGCGTTCTGCGCTGGAGCTGGCCCGTCGCGGGCATTCCGTACGCCTGGTCGAGGCCAGCGACAAGCTGGGCGGCCAGATCAATCTGGCGGCAAAACTACCGCGTCGTCACAAGTTTGGCTTTATCCCTCGCGACCTTGAGCGCCAGCTGCGTAAGGCCGGTGTCGAGATCAGCCTGAATACGCGTCTGAGCGCTGACGAAATCGTTGCGGCGAAAGCCGATGGCGTGATCATCGCCACCGGTTCCACACCACTCAAGACAGCCTTCACCTCGACCCGCCCTGCAGTGGATCGCGTGCCAGGCACTGAGCAAGACAACGTATTCAGCGTGGTCGAAGTGCTGCAAGGCACGGCGCAGCTGGGCAAACGTGTGGTGCTGTTCGATGAGGATGGTGGTCGTTACGCCCTGGGTACAGCCGAGTACCTGCTCGACCGTGGCCATGACGTGCACATCATCAGCCGCTTTATTTCCCTGTCACCGAACCTGGCCCTGACCCTCGATTTGCCGGTGAATTACCGTCACGTCTTCGCCAAAGGCCTGCGTTACACCCTCAACAGCTGGGTGCGCCGTATCGACGGTGGCAAGGCACAGATCTTCAACCTGTTCACCGATCAGGACGAGGCTGTGTTGGAAGCCGACAGCTTCATCATCGCCGCTGGGCATCGCTCGGTGGACGACTTGTACCAGCAGCTGCAAGGCCGTGTGGACAAGCTGTATTGCATCGGTGATGCGCGCCTGCCGCGTCCGCTGCAAGACAGCATCTACGAAGCCATGCTGGCCGGTCGAGAAATCCTCGATGACCCGAATCGCTTTATTGAACAAGGCGAGCTGGAAGGCTTTGACCTTCAGTGGCGAGAGACCTTGATTAGCAGCGCCCAATAA
- a CDS encoding GntR family transcriptional regulator, whose translation MTYNGDDAESSLVDKAVNGILEGIMEGRFSQGQRLVAADLAEQFNVSRAPIREALQKLAGDGVVELLPNRGARIRQLSLEDLVEFLEFSEAILVLGIRLAAPKLKQQDNHAVLVEAFKEIETAGHAREPFAFVRALYQYHVKLHGLAGNSFLELFYRRPEVRFYSLFLANIVPGDSWERYLDNYRQIHETLLEGDPHTAVVTFSAHLRWVVRLMRSQ comes from the coding sequence ATGACCTACAACGGGGATGACGCCGAAAGCTCGTTAGTTGATAAAGCAGTTAACGGCATTCTTGAAGGGATCATGGAGGGGCGTTTTTCTCAAGGGCAGCGCCTGGTTGCGGCTGATCTGGCAGAACAATTCAATGTCAGCCGTGCACCGATCCGTGAGGCGCTGCAAAAGCTGGCAGGTGACGGCGTAGTTGAGCTACTGCCAAACCGTGGCGCCCGCATCCGCCAACTCAGCCTCGAAGACCTGGTGGAGTTTCTTGAGTTTTCCGAAGCGATACTGGTGTTAGGTATTCGCCTCGCTGCGCCTAAGCTCAAGCAGCAGGATAATCACGCCGTTTTGGTAGAGGCCTTCAAGGAAATTGAAACAGCCGGCCATGCCCGCGAACCCTTCGCCTTTGTACGAGCGCTGTATCAGTACCACGTCAAACTGCATGGTTTGGCAGGCAATAGTTTTCTTGAGCTGTTCTACCGCCGCCCCGAGGTTCGCTTTTATTCATTGTTTCTGGCCAACATCGTGCCGGGCGACTCGTGGGAACGATACCTGGACAACTACCGGCAGATTCATGAAACCTTACTCGAAGGGGACCCGCACACTGCCGTGGTCACATTCAGCGCCCACCTGCGTTGGGTGGTGAGGTTGATGCGGTCGCAGTGA
- a CDS encoding FAD-binding oxidoreductase, whose amino-acid sequence MLETRHIDYLRSTLGQESVLTDDASRRYFSTDLSFQPEAVAAAVLKPTSVEALAQAAAYCHEHDIALVPRGGGMSYTRGYVPTREHSVLIDMRGLNQILEINEQDMYVRVQTGCTWSDLYEALKAKGLRTPYYGPLSGMYATVGGALSQNSLFHGSGIHHTAAESCLGLKVVLADGQIVQTGSSAHRHSNGFYRHFGPDLTGLFTADTGAFGLKVEACLRLIKMPPATLCASYGFETLEAMLQAQTAIAREGIASECYGFDPFYNAGFEDKGFTLKEGLSVLADVASSGKSLFSGLKNAVKMATQGKKVLNNINYSLHIAVDGPTDEAAASMLMIAENIVSENGGAPIGNAIPLAFRSQPFGGVRTILLGSQGEVWIPVHGFFPLSRAVDAALTTERYFAEHAALMSTYNIKYSYLTCFSGAEFVIEPSLYWFDELGEFRLDLIEPEYRKEWGAIPADPKTREVALKLREGLRELYFKLGACHLQLGKYYPYQESIGNAATGQLLQKVKRVVDEKGLMNPGSLGLE is encoded by the coding sequence ATGCTGGAAACACGCCATATCGACTACTTGCGTAGCACCCTTGGTCAGGAGTCCGTTCTGACTGACGACGCGTCCCGTCGCTACTTTTCCACAGACTTGAGTTTCCAGCCTGAAGCCGTGGCTGCGGCGGTGCTCAAGCCTACCTCTGTAGAGGCTTTGGCACAGGCTGCCGCTTATTGTCATGAGCACGATATTGCCTTGGTGCCACGCGGTGGTGGAATGTCCTACACCCGCGGTTATGTGCCGACCCGCGAGCACAGCGTGCTGATTGATATGCGCGGACTGAACCAAATTCTGGAGATCAACGAGCAGGATATGTACGTGCGCGTACAGACTGGCTGCACCTGGAGTGATCTCTATGAGGCCCTGAAAGCCAAAGGTCTGCGCACCCCTTACTACGGCCCGCTGTCCGGAATGTATGCAACGGTGGGCGGTGCCCTGTCGCAAAACAGCCTGTTCCATGGCTCGGGCATCCACCACACCGCAGCGGAAAGCTGCCTGGGGCTGAAAGTCGTATTGGCTGACGGGCAGATTGTGCAGACAGGATCGTCCGCACACCGGCACAGCAACGGTTTTTACCGCCATTTCGGCCCGGACCTGACTGGCCTGTTCACGGCGGATACCGGCGCATTCGGCCTGAAGGTCGAAGCTTGCCTGCGCCTGATCAAAATGCCGCCTGCAACCCTGTGCGCCTCCTATGGCTTTGAAACCCTCGAAGCCATGCTGCAAGCGCAAACCGCTATCGCACGCGAAGGCATTGCCAGCGAGTGCTATGGCTTCGATCCGTTCTACAACGCCGGTTTTGAAGACAAGGGCTTCACCCTGAAGGAAGGCCTGTCAGTGCTGGCTGATGTGGCCAGCTCAGGTAAGAGCTTATTCAGCGGCCTGAAGAACGCGGTGAAGATGGCAACCCAGGGCAAGAAAGTCCTGAACAACATCAATTATTCGCTGCATATCGCCGTGGACGGCCCGACCGACGAGGCCGCAGCGAGCATGCTGATGATTGCTGAGAACATCGTCAGCGAAAATGGTGGCGCGCCGATTGGTAATGCCATTCCGTTGGCCTTCCGTTCTCAGCCTTTCGGCGGTGTGCGCACCATTCTGTTGGGCAGCCAAGGCGAAGTGTGGATTCCGGTGCATGGCTTCTTCCCGCTGTCCCGTGCAGTGGATGCGGCGTTGACCACCGAGCGCTACTTTGCTGAGCACGCCGCGCTGATGAGCACCTACAACATCAAATACTCCTACCTCACCTGCTTCTCCGGTGCCGAGTTCGTGATCGAACCGAGCCTGTATTGGTTCGATGAGCTGGGCGAGTTCCGCCTTGATCTGATTGAGCCGGAATACCGCAAAGAATGGGGTGCGATACCGGCTGATCCGAAGACCCGCGAAGTTGCACTGAAGCTGCGTGAAGGTCTGCGCGAGTTGTACTTCAAGCTCGGTGCCTGTCACCTGCAACTGGGCAAGTACTATCCGTACCAAGAATCCATCGGCAATGCTGCCACTGGCCAGCTGTTGCAGAAGGTGAAGCGCGTGGTGGACGAAAAGGGGCTGATGAACCCCGGCTCATTGGGCTTGGAGTAA
- a CDS encoding LLM class flavin-dependent oxidoreductase: protein MKFGIFLPNGSNGYIPSKGSPVYLPTFEHNKQITLEAERQGLDFVLSMMKFKGFGGETGYWDSCLETFTLMAGLAAVTDRIGLFPTVTVLARHPAVVARMVATIDDISGGRCGLNVVTGWNRPEYTQMGVWPGDDYYGRRYEFAADYLSLVKKFWTEESVTYKSPFFDVKDCVVNPRPGRQIPIVCAGQSPAGLAFTAQHGDHSFIMAEKSALKSACDLMRSEASKTGRKVGIYALFQLVLAETDAEAQAQCEAIVAGADQGAIANILASAALDSNPGGTADRMLTGLERNFEDGNLAFMGMPVIHGSPATVASKIDDIAAETGVDGILFSIPDFVPSIRMFGEKVMPKLTC, encoded by the coding sequence ATGAAGTTCGGTATTTTTCTCCCCAACGGCAGCAACGGATACATTCCTTCGAAAGGAAGTCCGGTGTATCTGCCCACCTTTGAGCACAACAAGCAAATCACCCTGGAAGCTGAGCGCCAGGGCCTCGATTTTGTTTTGTCGATGATGAAGTTCAAAGGCTTCGGGGGTGAAACCGGATACTGGGATTCCTGCCTTGAAACCTTCACGCTGATGGCAGGCCTGGCAGCGGTGACTGACCGTATTGGTCTGTTCCCAACCGTGACTGTTCTGGCACGTCATCCGGCGGTTGTAGCGCGCATGGTGGCTACCATTGACGACATCAGTGGCGGTCGTTGTGGCCTTAACGTGGTGACGGGCTGGAACCGTCCTGAATACACCCAAATGGGTGTGTGGCCGGGCGATGATTACTACGGTCGTCGTTATGAGTTCGCAGCTGACTACCTGTCACTGGTGAAGAAGTTCTGGACCGAAGAGTCGGTCACTTACAAGAGCCCGTTCTTCGATGTGAAGGATTGCGTGGTCAATCCACGTCCGGGTCGCCAGATTCCAATCGTATGCGCGGGCCAATCCCCGGCTGGTCTGGCGTTCACGGCTCAGCACGGTGATCACAGCTTCATCATGGCGGAGAAATCTGCGCTGAAATCTGCTTGCGATCTGATGCGCAGTGAAGCATCTAAAACCGGTCGCAAAGTTGGTATTTATGCACTGTTCCAGCTGGTGCTGGCCGAGACCGATGCTGAAGCGCAGGCGCAATGTGAAGCCATTGTTGCGGGTGCTGATCAGGGTGCAATTGCCAATATTCTGGCCAGTGCGGCGCTGGACTCCAATCCAGGTGGTACCGCTGACCGCATGCTGACCGGCCTTGAGCGTAACTTTGAAGACGGCAACCTGGCCTTTATGGGAATGCCGGTTATCCACGGCTCGCCTGCAACGGTTGCCAGCAAAATCGACGATATTGCCGCTGAGACTGGCGTGGACGGCATCCTGTTCAGCATCCCTGACTTTGTTCCGAGCATTCGTATGTTCGGTGAAAAAGTGATGCCAAAACTGACCTGCTAA
- a CDS encoding FAD-dependent oxidoreductase yields MTVERYPHLFEPLKIGNITVRNRIMQSAHAMSFNSPDGLTNNRDIHYHVARAKGGIGLMITGNRLIHPTSNTFCRGYSYGYRPEMVERDRALTDAVHEYGSHIIAQLNHFGVMGETHAMDDYRVLWSSSNIKSPVFGEMAKAMERSDMDEIVEGWVRSARYSKEAGFDGVEVHLAHSYLLHQFISPLFNKRTDEYGGSFENRMRFPLEVIRAVREEVGKDFVVGIRMSADEMVPGGMEVQDWIKVAQTVEATGDIDYVMTTAGVYQSATYIMPPYDVPNGWLADPVARLKRSVNIPVFVVSGIGSAGEAEAILARGDADMVAMTRAQIADPEFAKKTKEGREDEIYHCLRCNQGCVGRLFQGTSMTCQINPGTGREEVFGVQTLKLAPAQKHWVVVGGGPAGMKAAEGLAKRGHRVTLLEKSNELGGQVNYVIRMPRRDSFAWITEDLKVHMAKAGVTVRLNHTATVDSVKALAPDGVIVATGSLPDRSGYSDVNPLVDQVPGIDADHVFTALDVLDHPEKLGKRVLVIDDEGTRYSAGITEKLVENGHQVHVLTRWNALFHKLGVTLDQPIVYANLFAQGLTYTLNAWVSQIRGGDVDIFNLYTADEETLSGFDSIVLCIRHLPQQQLYFDLKDALPNVHRVGDCVTPRRTDHAIFEGFLAGREIFDNWQRYIEPGAIEQFNGPLSREAFE; encoded by the coding sequence ATGACCGTAGAGCGTTATCCCCACCTGTTCGAGCCGTTGAAGATCGGCAATATCACCGTGCGCAACCGCATCATGCAGTCTGCACATGCCATGTCGTTCAACTCGCCGGATGGCTTGACCAACAACCGTGATATTCACTATCACGTGGCCCGCGCCAAAGGTGGTATCGGCCTGATGATTACGGGCAACCGCCTGATTCATCCGACCTCCAACACCTTCTGCCGGGGATACTCCTACGGTTATCGTCCGGAAATGGTTGAACGCGACCGGGCGCTAACAGATGCGGTGCATGAGTACGGCTCGCACATCATTGCCCAGCTCAACCACTTTGGTGTGATGGGCGAAACCCATGCGATGGATGACTACCGTGTGCTGTGGTCGTCCTCCAACATTAAGTCTCCGGTGTTCGGTGAAATGGCCAAGGCCATGGAGCGCTCGGACATGGACGAGATCGTCGAAGGCTGGGTGCGTTCAGCGCGCTACTCGAAAGAGGCCGGTTTTGACGGTGTTGAAGTGCACCTGGCTCACAGCTACCTGCTGCATCAGTTCATTTCGCCGCTGTTCAACAAACGTACTGATGAGTACGGCGGCAGCTTTGAAAACCGCATGCGCTTCCCGCTGGAAGTGATCCGCGCGGTGCGTGAAGAAGTCGGCAAAGACTTCGTCGTTGGTATCCGTATGAGTGCTGACGAAATGGTTCCGGGCGGCATGGAAGTGCAGGACTGGATCAAAGTCGCACAAACCGTCGAAGCCACTGGCGACATCGACTATGTGATGACCACCGCAGGTGTTTACCAGTCCGCCACTTACATCATGCCGCCGTACGACGTACCGAATGGCTGGCTGGCTGACCCGGTTGCGCGCCTGAAGCGCTCGGTCAACATTCCGGTGTTCGTGGTATCCGGTATCGGCAGCGCGGGCGAAGCGGAAGCGATTCTGGCCCGTGGCGACGCTGACATGGTGGCCATGACCCGTGCTCAGATCGCTGACCCGGAATTTGCCAAGAAAACCAAAGAAGGCCGTGAAGATGAGATCTATCACTGCCTGCGTTGTAACCAAGGCTGCGTAGGGCGGCTGTTCCAAGGCACCTCCATGACCTGCCAGATCAACCCCGGTACTGGTCGTGAAGAAGTCTTTGGCGTGCAGACCCTGAAACTGGCTCCGGCGCAGAAGCACTGGGTTGTGGTCGGTGGTGGCCCTGCCGGTATGAAGGCTGCAGAAGGTCTGGCCAAGCGCGGCCATCGCGTGACCCTGTTGGAGAAATCCAACGAGTTGGGCGGCCAGGTTAACTACGTGATTCGTATGCCACGCCGCGACTCCTTCGCCTGGATCACCGAAGACCTCAAGGTGCACATGGCCAAGGCGGGTGTCACTGTTCGCCTGAACCACACGGCGACCGTAGATTCAGTCAAAGCCCTTGCGCCGGACGGTGTAATCGTGGCCACCGGGTCTTTGCCGGATCGCAGCGGCTACTCCGACGTGAACCCGCTGGTGGATCAGGTGCCGGGTATCGACGCCGATCACGTCTTCACCGCTCTGGATGTGCTGGATCATCCGGAAAAACTCGGCAAGCGCGTGCTGGTCATCGACGATGAAGGCACCCGTTATTCTGCCGGTATCACTGAGAAGCTGGTTGAGAACGGCCATCAGGTTCACGTGCTGACTCGCTGGAACGCACTGTTCCACAAACTGGGCGTGACCTTGGATCAGCCGATTGTGTACGCCAACCTGTTTGCTCAGGGACTGACTTACACCCTGAACGCCTGGGTCAGCCAGATTCGCGGCGGCGATGTGGATATCTTCAACCTGTATACCGCTGATGAAGAAACCCTGAGCGGCTTCGACAGCATCGTTCTGTGCATCCGTCACCTGCCTCAACAGCAGCTGTATTTCGACCTGAAAGATGCGCTGCCGAATGTTCACCGTGTGGGTGACTGCGTGACGCCGCGCCGTACCGACCACGCTATTTTCGAAGGCTTCCTGGCGGGCCGCGAGATCTTCGACAACTGGCAGCGTTATATCGAACCTGGTGCGATCGAGCAGTTCAACGGCCCGCTGTCCCGTGAGGCGTTTGAATAA
- a CDS encoding class I SAM-dependent methyltransferase yields MQTINDTTSQYRHDVLVQMTHDEEARQDFVRCFKLYLAQNVSPGNKKVFEDKVEPQLKASGKAQSLVEIDRLMKKQEYYQFWSSLQRCSQEMMWNSVQIPVQRQLPKLVEKASAAQAKPKLGSLKLNPDLKTPDYHTAIDIHCMPGGYHSEFCQDDVAAGAVYDRAVYVYAMGRMGPLNDDIGASTAKWLKENYPDFQPKRILDLGCTVGHSTLAWAEFYPEAEIYAIDVGAPVLRYAHARAESLGVKVHFIQMNAEFLDFPDDHFDVVNGSILIHETSKKAARNIFKECHRVLREGGVMLHGETPPYKDLPPYDAFMLDWDTRNNNEPFWRGSHLIDPFSDCVEAGFSKDKVFEILAPSAFEAKLSQRYTHVFQGGDFGGGGQWYVYGAWK; encoded by the coding sequence ATGCAAACAATAAATGACACCACTTCGCAGTATCGTCATGACGTACTGGTTCAGATGACCCACGATGAAGAAGCGCGTCAGGACTTCGTGCGCTGCTTCAAGCTGTATCTGGCCCAGAACGTTTCTCCCGGCAACAAAAAGGTCTTTGAAGACAAGGTCGAGCCGCAACTGAAGGCATCGGGCAAGGCCCAGAGCCTGGTTGAGATCGACCGTCTGATGAAGAAGCAAGAGTACTATCAGTTCTGGAGCAGCCTGCAGCGCTGCAGCCAGGAAATGATGTGGAACTCGGTGCAGATTCCGGTGCAGCGTCAGTTACCAAAACTGGTTGAGAAAGCCAGCGCAGCACAGGCCAAACCGAAACTGGGCAGCCTCAAACTGAACCCGGATCTGAAAACCCCGGACTACCACACCGCAATCGATATTCACTGCATGCCAGGCGGCTACCACTCAGAGTTCTGCCAGGATGACGTGGCGGCAGGTGCGGTTTACGACCGTGCTGTGTATGTCTACGCCATGGGCCGTATGGGCCCGCTGAACGACGACATCGGGGCATCCACAGCTAAGTGGCTGAAGGAGAACTACCCGGACTTCCAGCCCAAGCGCATCCTGGATCTGGGCTGCACCGTGGGTCACTCCACACTGGCCTGGGCTGAGTTCTACCCAGAGGCTGAGATTTACGCCATCGACGTCGGTGCTCCGGTGCTGCGTTATGCCCATGCCCGTGCTGAATCACTGGGTGTGAAGGTTCACTTCATTCAGATGAATGCGGAGTTCCTGGATTTCCCGGATGATCACTTCGATGTGGTCAATGGCAGCATCCTGATTCACGAAACCTCGAAGAAAGCCGCGCGCAATATCTTCAAAGAGTGCCATCGCGTACTGCGCGAAGGTGGCGTGATGCTTCATGGCGAAACACCGCCCTACAAGGATCTGCCGCCCTACGATGCCTTTATGCTCGACTGGGATACCCGTAACAACAACGAGCCCTTCTGGCGCGGCAGCCACCTGATCGATCCGTTCAGCGATTGCGTCGAGGCGGGCTTCAGCAAAGACAAAGTCTTTGAAATCCTGGCGCCGAGCGCCTTTGAGGCAAAACTCAGCCAGCGCTACACCCATGTTTTCCAAGGCGGTGACTTTGGTGGCGGCGGTCAGTGGTATGTGTATGGAGCGTGGAAATAA
- a CDS encoding alpha/beta hydrolase translates to MTVKKTYVDVADGQIHLRYVSGNGTVPTVFLHQTASSSAMYQAVMEQLADLAPLYALDTPGFGGSYRPPVVPTTAYYVESLMQAIDALGIDQFNLFGHHTGAALACELAAKHPQRVRKLAILGPVQLTEEERSLWRDSAVKPLNIDAQATHFNEVWQRVTHLDQQPIEYPPSVALATREAIDTLIAGDRWHEAYAAVFNQDFPAYLAQVKCPLLMICGEADVLYPYFQRAREARPDAQVLELKAGAYVLDQEPMYMAQVIRGFFH, encoded by the coding sequence ATGACGGTTAAGAAGACTTATGTGGACGTTGCAGATGGGCAAATCCATCTGCGATACGTCAGTGGCAATGGCACAGTTCCCACGGTGTTTCTGCATCAAACCGCCAGTTCTTCAGCCATGTATCAGGCAGTGATGGAGCAGCTTGCGGACCTGGCGCCGCTGTACGCCTTGGATACACCTGGTTTCGGCGGTTCTTACCGGCCGCCCGTGGTGCCAACCACCGCGTATTACGTGGAAAGCCTGATGCAGGCCATTGATGCCCTGGGCATTGATCAGTTCAACCTGTTTGGCCACCACACCGGGGCTGCCCTGGCTTGCGAGTTGGCCGCTAAGCACCCCCAACGGGTGCGTAAATTGGCCATTCTGGGTCCGGTGCAGCTGACAGAAGAAGAGCGCAGCCTGTGGCGTGACAGTGCGGTTAAGCCTCTGAATATCGACGCCCAGGCCACCCACTTCAATGAGGTGTGGCAGCGCGTTACCCATCTGGATCAGCAACCTATTGAGTACCCGCCTTCTGTGGCGCTGGCGACCCGCGAAGCGATCGACACACTGATCGCCGGTGACCGCTGGCATGAAGCCTACGCGGCGGTGTTCAACCAAGACTTCCCGGCATATCTGGCGCAGGTTAAATGCCCGCTGCTAATGATTTGCGGTGAAGCGGATGTGCTCTACCCCTACTTCCAGCGTGCTCGTGAAGCGCGGCCGGATGCGCAGGTGCTGGAGCTCAAAGCCGGTGCGTATGTGTTGGATCAGGAGCCCATGTACATGGCGCAAGTGATCCGAGGGTTTTTCCACTAG